A single genomic interval of Bradyrhizobium japonicum USDA 6 harbors:
- a CDS encoding ATP-binding protein codes for MGNAGDEDSKRNSRAGPPAAAKQDVGIGAAFAPAMIGALLSRILHWSRSGVGPRLLAAVLLFSSIVTLTLTALQLYLDYDREVGVIETRLDEIGRSYTDSLGESLWNLDQNQLRLQLDGILRLPDIRAAEVHEIADRPNPIRVSVGERSTRSVVTRDYPLNYTAQGASRPIGQLHVEATLSDVYRQLLNRALVILASQAAKTFLVSLFIIYMVHLLVTRHLVAIAEFVSKYSVARPPPPLHLERRRPYDADELDKVIDAFNAMCAKLERAYDELRDANANLERDLKIRRRAEEDARASEQRFRDYAETASDWFWETGPDHVFTYISDRAGAFGMDRKALIGKRRCDAAFDRDAEPQKWREHMATLDRHEPFRKFEYRGRDVVGRVRHFSVNGQPIFAADGRFMGYRGSATDLTGQHETEERLRQSQKMDAIGQLTGGVAHDFNNVLTVITGTIEIIHEGLADKPELAAIAQLIDDAASRGAEITSQLLTFARRQPLEPREIDVNGLVVETAKLLKPILGEHIEIVTRLADDAWSAMADPSQLSSAIVNLAVNARDAMPGGGKLVLETANREFDGTGSADDGDVTRGAFVMIAVTDAGHGIPAEIRDRVFEPFFTTKGVGRGTGLGLSMVYGFARQTGGTVAIESEEGRGTVVRLFLPRSEGEASNRMGPVQAQAATRGRETILVVEDDPLVQGYVIAQLGSLGYRTLVAADGATALTLVDQGARFDLLFTDIIMPGGMNGRELAEAVRLRRPGVRVLYTSGYTDDTIIHEGHLDPGVALLQKPYRKSELSQKIRETLAGEPPA; via the coding sequence ATGGGCAACGCAGGCGACGAGGACTCCAAGCGCAACAGCCGCGCCGGTCCCCCGGCGGCCGCGAAGCAGGATGTGGGGATCGGCGCTGCATTTGCGCCAGCGATGATCGGAGCGCTGCTGTCGCGGATCTTACATTGGTCGCGCAGCGGCGTCGGGCCCCGCCTGCTTGCCGCCGTGCTGCTGTTCTCCTCGATCGTAACGCTCACGCTGACCGCGCTTCAACTCTACCTGGATTACGATCGCGAGGTCGGCGTCATCGAGACGCGGCTCGACGAGATCGGACGCAGCTACACGGACAGCCTCGGCGAGAGCCTGTGGAATCTCGACCAGAACCAGCTCAGGCTCCAGCTTGACGGTATCCTGCGGCTGCCCGACATCCGTGCTGCCGAGGTCCACGAGATCGCCGATCGCCCCAATCCCATCCGTGTCTCGGTCGGGGAGCGAAGCACTCGCTCGGTCGTGACCCGGGACTATCCGCTGAACTACACCGCGCAGGGGGCGTCGCGTCCCATAGGCCAGCTCCACGTCGAGGCCACGCTTAGTGACGTCTACCGGCAATTGCTGAACCGGGCTCTGGTCATTCTGGCAAGCCAGGCGGCAAAGACGTTCCTGGTGTCCTTGTTTATCATCTACATGGTCCATCTTCTTGTGACGCGGCACCTCGTCGCCATCGCCGAGTTCGTCAGCAAGTACAGCGTTGCACGACCGCCTCCGCCCTTGCACCTGGAGCGGCGCCGACCCTACGATGCCGACGAGCTGGACAAGGTGATCGACGCCTTCAACGCCATGTGTGCGAAGCTCGAACGCGCCTACGATGAGCTTCGCGATGCGAACGCGAATCTCGAGCGCGATCTGAAGATCCGCCGGCGTGCCGAAGAGGACGCGCGCGCGAGCGAGCAGCGCTTCCGCGACTACGCCGAGACCGCGTCCGACTGGTTCTGGGAGACCGGACCGGATCACGTGTTCACCTACATATCGGACCGGGCCGGCGCCTTTGGCATGGACCGCAAGGCCCTGATTGGCAAGCGCCGGTGCGATGCCGCCTTCGACCGCGATGCCGAGCCGCAGAAGTGGCGCGAGCACATGGCGACGCTTGACCGTCACGAGCCGTTCCGGAAGTTCGAGTATCGCGGCCGCGATGTCGTCGGACGCGTGCGCCATTTCAGCGTCAATGGTCAGCCGATCTTCGCCGCCGACGGCCGTTTCATGGGCTATCGCGGTTCGGCCACCGACCTCACTGGGCAACACGAGACCGAGGAGCGGTTGCGCCAATCCCAGAAGATGGACGCGATCGGCCAGCTCACCGGCGGCGTCGCGCATGATTTCAACAACGTGCTCACGGTCATCACCGGCACCATCGAGATCATCCACGAGGGGCTTGCGGACAAGCCCGAGCTTGCCGCGATCGCGCAGCTCATCGACGATGCGGCCTCGCGCGGCGCGGAGATCACCTCGCAGCTCCTGACCTTCGCGCGCCGGCAGCCGCTGGAGCCGCGCGAGATCGACGTCAACGGCCTCGTGGTCGAGACGGCGAAACTGTTGAAGCCGATCCTGGGCGAGCATATCGAGATCGTGACCCGGCTTGCCGACGACGCATGGTCCGCGATGGCCGATCCGTCGCAGCTCTCGTCCGCGATCGTCAATCTCGCCGTCAATGCGCGCGACGCGATGCCGGGCGGGGGCAAGCTCGTGCTCGAGACCGCGAACCGGGAATTTGACGGCACCGGCAGTGCCGATGACGGCGATGTCACACGCGGTGCCTTCGTGATGATCGCGGTGACCGACGCCGGCCACGGCATCCCAGCGGAGATCCGCGACCGCGTATTCGAGCCGTTCTTCACCACCAAGGGCGTCGGTCGCGGCACCGGGCTCGGTCTCAGCATGGTCTACGGCTTTGCCCGTCAGACCGGCGGCACCGTCGCCATCGAGAGCGAGGAGGGCCGTGGCACTGTGGTGCGGTTGTTCCTGCCACGATCGGAGGGGGAGGCTTCCAACAGAATGGGGCCGGTGCAGGCCCAGGCGGCGACACGCGGGCGCGAGACGATTCTCGTGGTCGAGGACGATCCGCTGGTGCAGGGCTATGTCATCGCCCAGCTCGGCAGCCTCGGCTATCGCACGCTTGTTGCCGCCGACGGCGCGACCGCGCTCACGCTGGTCGACCAGGGCGCGAGATTCGATCTCCTGTTCACCGACATCATCATGCCCGGCGGCATGAACGGCCGGGAATTGGCCGAAGCCGTCCGACTCCGCCGCCCTGGGGTGAGGGTGCTCTACACCTCCGGCTACACCGACGACACCATCATCCACGAGGGACATCTCGATCCCGGCGTGGCGCTGCTCCAGAAGCCATACCGGAAGTCGGAGCTGTCCCAGAAGATTCGCGAGACGCTTGCGGGCGAGCCGCCGGCCTGA
- a CDS encoding MFS transporter, with protein sequence MTTTRTIRHMSQSRKAAASGWIGSALEYYDFFIYATAASLIFPQIFFPSENPTVAIVASLATYGVGYVARPIGAFVLGHWGDTHGRKTVLIVCMFLMGISTMAVGILPTYQQVGILAPILLVILRLVQGFAVAGEISGASSMILEHAPFGRRGFYASFALQGVQAGQILAAAVFLPLAAYMPTDAFNSWGWRIPFLLSFFVIVAGYIIRREVDETPAFAREGERGETPRAPIVQAIKLSWRDMLRVICMALMNVIPVVATIFGAAYAVQPAYGIGFAKDIYLWIPVLGNMLAVFVIPFVGNLSDKVGRRPPIIVGALLSGLLAFGYLYAISIRNVPLAILLSLLMWGVVYQGYNAIFPSFYPELFPTRTRVSAMAISQNIGTTITALLPALFAAVAPPGSDNIPLTVGAIAFGITVIAALAAVTARETYRVSIDDLGNPKAVPMPRADYERQRAEAASGAAAIPT encoded by the coding sequence ATGACCACGACTCGCACGATCCGTCACATGAGTCAGTCCAGGAAGGCCGCTGCGAGCGGCTGGATCGGTTCGGCTCTCGAATACTATGACTTCTTCATCTACGCGACCGCCGCGTCGCTGATCTTCCCGCAAATCTTCTTCCCGTCGGAAAATCCCACCGTCGCCATCGTCGCATCGCTGGCGACCTATGGTGTGGGATATGTGGCCCGGCCGATCGGGGCCTTCGTTCTCGGACATTGGGGCGACACCCATGGCCGCAAGACCGTTCTCATCGTCTGCATGTTCCTGATGGGCATCTCGACGATGGCGGTGGGTATCCTGCCGACCTATCAGCAGGTCGGCATTCTGGCGCCGATCCTGCTCGTCATCCTACGCCTCGTGCAGGGATTTGCCGTCGCCGGTGAAATCTCCGGCGCGAGCTCGATGATCCTGGAGCATGCGCCGTTCGGCCGGCGCGGCTTCTATGCCAGTTTCGCCCTTCAGGGTGTGCAGGCCGGACAAATCCTCGCCGCAGCGGTCTTCCTGCCGCTGGCGGCCTATATGCCGACCGACGCATTCAACAGCTGGGGATGGCGGATTCCGTTCCTGCTCAGCTTCTTCGTCATCGTCGCAGGCTACATCATTCGTCGCGAAGTCGACGAGACCCCTGCGTTCGCCCGCGAGGGCGAACGGGGAGAAACGCCGCGGGCGCCCATCGTCCAGGCCATCAAGCTGAGCTGGCGCGACATGCTCAGGGTCATCTGCATGGCCCTGATGAACGTCATTCCGGTCGTTGCGACCATCTTCGGTGCGGCCTACGCGGTGCAGCCGGCCTATGGCATCGGTTTTGCCAAGGACATCTATCTGTGGATCCCGGTGCTCGGAAACATGCTGGCGGTGTTCGTCATTCCCTTCGTCGGCAATCTCTCCGACAAGGTCGGCCGCAGGCCTCCGATCATCGTGGGCGCGCTTCTCTCCGGCTTGCTCGCCTTCGGCTATCTCTATGCCATCAGCATCAGGAATGTGCCGCTCGCGATCCTGCTGTCGCTCCTGATGTGGGGTGTGGTCTACCAGGGCTATAACGCGATCTTCCCGAGCTTCTACCCGGAGCTGTTTCCGACCCGCACCCGGGTGTCGGCGATGGCGATCTCGCAGAACATCGGAACGACCATCACCGCGTTGCTTCCGGCCCTGTTTGCGGCCGTGGCGCCTCCCGGCTCGGACAATATCCCCTTGACGGTGGGGGCGATTGCCTTCGGTATCACTGTCATCGCGGCGCTGGCGGCCGTCACGGCCCGCGAGACCTATCGGGTCAGTATCGACGATCTCGGCAATCCGAAGGCCGTTCCGATGCCGCGGGCCGACTATGAGCGGCAGCGTGCGGAGGCGGCGAGCGGTGCGGCCGCAATTCCGACCTGA
- a CDS encoding substrate-binding periplasmic protein yields the protein MWRIIVACLSLLAAAPSQAQQLIRLARIADIPDQYVGGEMLRAVYAKLNIKLAFEDVPGKRALALSSAGEVDGEIQRIGTLSSDYPTLIQVTPAINYIEPAVFTTKLRFDVAGWNSIREYSIGIVRGVGSSEAGTRGMARVTATTSLENMIRMLDADRFEVMVTDLFSGLVAVRKLNLQTRIVPLSPPLERIHIYHYLHERHRDLVPKVGKVIAQMEASGELAMLRDALVKQVLSAP from the coding sequence ATGTGGCGGATCATCGTCGCCTGCCTGTCGTTGCTCGCAGCCGCCCCATCGCAGGCGCAGCAGCTCATCCGGCTGGCGCGCATCGCCGACATCCCCGATCAATATGTCGGCGGCGAGATGCTGCGGGCCGTCTACGCCAAGCTGAATATCAAGCTGGCGTTCGAGGACGTCCCCGGCAAGCGTGCGCTGGCGCTGTCGAGCGCCGGCGAGGTCGACGGCGAGATCCAGCGGATCGGAACGCTCTCCAGCGACTACCCGACTCTGATTCAGGTGACGCCGGCGATCAACTACATCGAGCCGGCGGTCTTCACGACGAAACTCCGTTTCGACGTCGCCGGCTGGAATTCGATCAGGGAGTACAGCATCGGCATCGTCCGCGGCGTCGGCTCCTCAGAGGCCGGGACGCGCGGCATGGCCCGCGTCACCGCGACCACCAGCCTCGAGAACATGATCAGGATGCTCGACGCCGACCGTTTCGAGGTGATGGTCACCGACCTCTTCAGCGGGCTCGTCGCGGTGAGGAAACTCAATCTGCAGACCAGGATTGTCCCGCTCTCGCCACCGCTGGAGCGCATCCACATCTACCACTATTTGCACGAACGCCATCGCGATCTGGTGCCGAAGGTCGGCAAGGTGATCGCGCAGATGGAAGCGAGCGGCGAGCTGGCAATGCTGCGCGATGCGCTGGTCAAACAGGTCCTGAGCGCGCCGTGA
- a CDS encoding TMEM175 family protein, whose protein sequence is MTELKPDQFEMRRPESLSNTIFGVAMTLLAYDLPRAAVFTSAPSWSDLAHVYSGKLAGLALSFIIAGVFWISHHRRLARQPVGSRGMVILNLFFLLSIVLLPVTNGLYTNYSMSSAVAVLYGLHLTAIAGLNAWLWWTILGGWRHEIMASMFPLLVFIPGTIVAAFAPHVAPFVWFIAFGGLLIQRFYVAPTGPGA, encoded by the coding sequence ATGACCGAGCTCAAGCCCGACCAGTTCGAGATGCGGCGGCCGGAGTCGCTCAGCAACACCATCTTCGGTGTCGCCATGACGCTACTCGCCTACGACCTGCCCAGGGCCGCGGTGTTCACCAGTGCCCCGAGCTGGAGCGATCTCGCCCATGTCTATTCCGGCAAGCTCGCCGGTCTCGCGCTCAGCTTCATCATTGCCGGCGTGTTCTGGATCAGCCACCATCGCCGGCTCGCGCGCCAGCCCGTGGGCAGCCGCGGCATGGTGATCCTCAACCTGTTCTTCCTGCTGTCGATCGTGCTGCTGCCGGTGACCAACGGCCTCTACACCAATTACAGCATGAGCAGCGCGGTGGCCGTGCTCTACGGCCTCCATCTGACCGCGATCGCCGGCCTCAATGCGTGGCTGTGGTGGACGATTTTGGGCGGCTGGCGCCACGAGATCATGGCCTCGATGTTTCCGCTGCTGGTGTTCATTCCGGGCACGATCGTTGCGGCCTTCGCGCCGCACGTCGCGCCCTTCGTGTGGTTCATCGCCTTTGGCGGGCTGTTGATCCAGCGCTTCTATGTCGCACCGACCGGGCCAGGCGCGTGA
- a CDS encoding metal-dependent hydrolase family protein — MPSILFKNAALLDPLQAELLAGHDVLVEDSLIKEVSDRPIQATADRTIDLKGKTLMPGLIDLHVHAIAVELNLAQQVHMPNVLVTLRSTLLLRGMLRRGFTTVRDAGGAGHALKQAIDTGLTDGPRLFVSGRALSQTGGHGDMRARSDYLASDAPCPCCVRVGALARVADGVDGVRRAAREELQMGADQIKIMASGGVASPTDPVGAFGYSEDEIRAIVEEARGRQTYVLAHAYTAAAIERAVRCGVRTIEHGNLVDPPTARLMAEKGAYVVPTLVTYEALANEGAQYGLPPESVAKIADVRDAGLRSLAIYRDAGVKMGFGSDLLGASQRLQSDEFRIRAEILGARSVIASATLIGAEVLGMEGKLGRIAPDAIADLLVVDGNPLRDVACLLGQGEHIPMVMKAGKVQFDRLNA, encoded by the coding sequence ATGCCCAGCATCCTCTTCAAGAACGCCGCGCTGCTCGATCCGCTCCAGGCGGAATTGCTGGCAGGCCATGATGTGCTGGTCGAAGACAGCCTGATCAAGGAGGTCTCGGACCGGCCGATCCAGGCCACCGCCGATCGCACCATCGATCTCAAGGGCAAGACGCTGATGCCCGGCCTGATCGACCTGCACGTGCACGCCATCGCCGTTGAGCTCAACCTGGCGCAGCAGGTGCACATGCCGAATGTGCTGGTGACGCTGCGCTCGACGCTGCTGCTGCGCGGCATGCTGCGGCGTGGCTTTACCACCGTCCGCGACGCGGGCGGCGCCGGCCATGCGCTGAAGCAGGCGATCGACACCGGCCTGACCGACGGCCCACGGCTGTTCGTCTCCGGCCGCGCGCTCAGCCAGACCGGCGGCCACGGCGACATGCGGGCCCGCTCGGATTACCTCGCGAGCGATGCCCCATGTCCCTGCTGCGTGCGGGTCGGGGCGCTGGCGCGCGTTGCCGACGGCGTTGACGGCGTGCGCAGGGCAGCACGCGAGGAGCTCCAGATGGGCGCCGACCAGATCAAGATCATGGCCTCCGGCGGCGTCGCGTCACCGACCGATCCGGTCGGCGCCTTCGGCTACTCCGAGGACGAGATCCGCGCCATCGTCGAGGAGGCGCGCGGGCGCCAGACCTATGTGCTCGCCCACGCCTACACCGCCGCCGCCATCGAACGTGCGGTTCGCTGCGGCGTGCGCACCATTGAGCATGGCAATCTGGTCGATCCTCCGACCGCGCGCCTGATGGCCGAAAAGGGCGCCTATGTGGTGCCGACGCTCGTCACCTACGAGGCGTTGGCCAACGAGGGCGCCCAATACGGCCTGCCGCCGGAGAGCGTGGCCAAGATCGCCGATGTCCGCGACGCCGGCCTGCGTTCGCTCGCGATCTATCGTGACGCCGGGGTGAAGATGGGATTTGGCAGCGACCTGCTTGGAGCTTCCCAACGCCTCCAGAGCGACGAATTCCGCATTCGCGCCGAAATTCTCGGAGCGCGCTCCGTCATCGCCAGCGCGACATTGATCGGCGCCGAAGTGCTCGGCATGGAGGGCAAGCTCGGCCGGATCGCGCCCGACGCTATTGCGGACCTGCTCGTGGTCGACGGCAACCCGCTGCGCGATGTGGCCTGCCTGCTCGGCCAGGGCGAGCACATTCCGATGGTGATGAAGGCAGGCAAGGTTCAGTTCGACCGGCTGAACGCCTAA
- a CDS encoding vWA domain-containing protein gives MLSRAPSALLLSQVEVFRDQRERVPAASEPVGRDKFANAPENAFKVARDAPVSTFSIDVDTASYAFVRAQLNRNVLPPAASVRTEELINYFPYAYEAPASASEPFRADVAVFPNPWAEGRKLIRIGVKGYALQQTSRPRANLVFLIDTSGSMEPQNRLPLVKQSLAMLVTQLKPEDRIAIVTYAGNAGTALEPTSVSEKAKILATIDRLEAGGSTAGAEGIRQAYALAEQNFDASGVNRVILATDGDFNVGITNKDELKGFVERQREKGIFLSVLGVGAGNYNDALAQTLAQNGNGVAAYIDTINEARKVLVEEASSTLFPIGKDVKIQVEFNPATVAEYRLIGYETRLLNRDDFSNDKVDAGDVGSGQTVTALYDIVPVGGPRVVDDLRYGAQAPASDSPAPAEYAFVKIRYKLPRSDQSVLVRTPVDRASEHGRFEDAPLDARFATSVAAFGEILRGGKHTGRFGYDDVLRIASAARGDDPYGYRSEFLQLVRAAKTASAMQPLRP, from the coding sequence ATGCTCTCGCGCGCGCCGTCCGCTCTGCTGCTGTCGCAGGTCGAAGTCTTTCGGGACCAGCGCGAGCGTGTTCCTGCTGCGTCCGAGCCTGTCGGCCGCGACAAGTTTGCGAATGCGCCGGAAAACGCCTTCAAGGTCGCGCGCGATGCGCCCGTCTCGACATTCTCCATTGATGTCGACACGGCATCGTACGCGTTCGTCCGCGCACAGCTCAACCGCAATGTCCTGCCGCCGGCCGCGTCCGTTCGGACCGAGGAGCTGATCAATTACTTTCCCTATGCCTATGAAGCCCCGGCATCGGCGAGCGAACCGTTCCGGGCCGACGTTGCCGTGTTTCCGAACCCCTGGGCGGAAGGCCGCAAGCTCATTCGCATTGGCGTCAAGGGCTATGCGCTGCAGCAGACGAGCCGACCGCGCGCGAATCTGGTTTTCCTGATCGATACATCGGGCTCGATGGAGCCGCAGAACCGGTTGCCGCTCGTGAAGCAGTCGCTCGCCATGCTCGTCACCCAGCTGAAACCCGAGGACCGCATCGCGATCGTGACCTATGCCGGAAATGCAGGCACGGCGCTCGAGCCCACTTCGGTGTCCGAGAAAGCGAAAATCCTGGCGACGATCGATCGGCTCGAGGCGGGGGGCAGCACGGCGGGAGCCGAAGGCATCAGGCAAGCCTATGCGCTTGCAGAGCAGAACTTTGACGCCAGCGGCGTCAATCGTGTCATCCTCGCCACCGACGGCGACTTCAATGTCGGAATTACGAACAAGGATGAATTGAAAGGTTTCGTCGAGCGTCAACGGGAAAAGGGCATTTTCCTGTCCGTGCTCGGCGTTGGTGCCGGCAATTACAACGACGCGCTGGCGCAGACGCTGGCGCAGAACGGCAACGGCGTCGCTGCCTACATCGATACGATCAACGAGGCACGCAAGGTGCTGGTCGAAGAGGCAAGTTCGACGCTGTTTCCGATCGGCAAGGATGTGAAGATCCAGGTCGAGTTCAATCCGGCAACCGTCGCCGAATATCGGCTCATCGGCTACGAGACGCGACTTCTCAATCGCGACGATTTCTCGAATGACAAGGTCGATGCCGGCGACGTCGGCTCGGGGCAAACCGTGACCGCGCTCTACGACATCGTGCCTGTCGGCGGGCCTCGCGTGGTCGACGATCTCAGATACGGTGCGCAAGCCCCGGCGAGCGACTCACCGGCGCCGGCCGAATATGCCTTCGTCAAGATCCGCTACAAGCTGCCGCGATCCGATCAAAGCGTGCTGGTCCGCACCCCCGTGGATCGCGCATCGGAACATGGCCGCTTCGAGGACGCGCCACTCGATGCCCGCTTTGCAACCAGTGTTGCCGCGTTCGGCGAGATTCTACGTGGCGGAAAGCACACTGGCCGGTTCGGCTATGACGACGTGCTGCGTATCGCCTCGGCCGCGCGCGGTGACGATCCTTACGGCTATCGCTCCGAGTTCCTCCAGTTGGTGCGTGCGGCCAAAACTGCGAGCGCAATGCAGCCGCTGCGACCGTGA
- a CDS encoding RNA polymerase sigma factor — protein sequence MGGAIQLVTAEATEPPHGSATDDDLVSLATQGNRAAFEALLRRHYDLMHRVAWRMTGSQTDAQDICQDVCCALVERIASFRGEAKFTTWLVGIVRNACHDHHRRHSTLTRLKGHLAVLAEMAAPPDGRDLFRRSWLATELARLSPLLRETVVLVVGEGMTHAEAATALGVSESTISGRMHEVRRQAGLAKDIGDEY from the coding sequence ATGGGGGGCGCCATTCAGCTTGTGACCGCAGAGGCGACTGAGCCGCCGCATGGCAGCGCCACGGATGACGACCTCGTCAGTCTGGCCACGCAGGGCAACCGTGCTGCATTCGAAGCCTTGTTGCGGCGTCACTACGACCTCATGCACCGCGTTGCGTGGCGCATGACCGGCTCCCAGACTGACGCGCAGGACATTTGCCAGGATGTCTGCTGCGCGCTGGTGGAACGGATCGCTTCTTTCAGGGGTGAGGCGAAGTTCACAACCTGGCTGGTCGGTATCGTGCGCAATGCCTGCCATGACCACCATCGGCGTCATTCGACGTTGACGCGGCTCAAAGGCCATCTCGCCGTTCTTGCCGAAATGGCGGCGCCGCCAGACGGCCGGGATCTCTTTCGTCGCAGCTGGCTCGCGACCGAACTGGCGCGGCTTTCGCCGCTGCTGCGGGAGACGGTCGTGCTTGTGGTCGGCGAAGGCATGACGCACGCGGAGGCGGCCACGGCGCTCGGCGTCTCCGAGTCGACCATCTCCGGCCGCATGCACGAGGTGAGGCGACAGGCGGGTCTCGCGAAGGACATTGGCGATGAGTACTGA
- a CDS encoding ATP-dependent helicase — MATYLDTLNAEQRRAVEHGVADGATVGAPLLVIAGAGSGKTNTLAHRVAHLIVAGADPRRILLMTFSRRAAAEMAGRVERIARKVLGENNAAIMRDALTWAGTFHGIGARLLREYAERIGVDPAFTIHDREDSADLMNLVRHERGLSKTESRFPAKGTCLSIYSRCVNAEMEIEKVLGQHYPWCAGWAAELKGLFAAYVEAKQTQHVLDYDDLLLYWSQMMSDALIAEEIGGRFDHVLVDEYQDTNRLQSSILLALKPDGRGLTVVGDDAQSIYSFRAATVRNILDFPQSFSPHAEMITLDRNYRSTQPVLAAANGVIGLARERFTKNLWTDRTSSQKPQLVTVHDEADQARYIVEEVLANREQGALLKHQAVLFRTSSHSGPLEIELTRRNIPFVKFGGLKFLDAAHVKDVLALLRFAENPRDRVAGFRILHLLPGVGPATAQRVLDQMAESTDPLAALGQLAVPPRTGAEWTDFVRTVGNLRYSEWPTDLERVRLWYEPHLDRIHEDSETRRADLMQLEQIASGYASREKFLTELTLDPPDATSDKSGLPLRDEDYLILSTIHSAKGQEWKSVFVLNVVDGCMPSDLGAGTSAELEEERRLLYVAMTRAKDDLHLVVPQRFFTHGQQAKGDRHVYASRTRFIPESLVYLFERTAWPKAAAGAARTAAQGPKIDIGAKMRGMWR; from the coding sequence GTGGCGACATATCTGGACACGCTCAATGCGGAGCAGCGCCGCGCCGTGGAGCATGGCGTCGCCGACGGCGCGACCGTGGGCGCCCCCCTGCTCGTCATCGCCGGGGCGGGCTCCGGCAAGACCAATACGCTCGCCCATCGCGTCGCGCACCTGATCGTCGCAGGCGCCGATCCACGACGCATCCTCCTGATGACGTTCTCCCGCCGCGCCGCGGCCGAGATGGCTGGCCGGGTCGAGCGCATCGCACGAAAGGTGCTGGGCGAGAACAATGCCGCGATCATGCGCGACGCCCTCACCTGGGCCGGCACGTTCCATGGCATCGGCGCGCGCCTCCTGCGCGAATATGCCGAGCGGATCGGCGTCGATCCAGCCTTCACGATCCACGACCGCGAGGATTCCGCCGACCTGATGAATCTGGTCCGGCACGAGCGCGGCCTGTCGAAGACCGAGAGCCGCTTTCCCGCCAAGGGCACGTGCCTGTCGATCTACTCGCGCTGCGTCAATGCCGAGATGGAGATCGAAAAAGTGCTCGGCCAGCACTATCCCTGGTGCGCCGGCTGGGCCGCCGAGTTGAAGGGCCTGTTCGCGGCCTATGTCGAGGCCAAGCAGACCCAGCACGTGCTGGATTACGACGACCTGCTGCTCTACTGGTCGCAGATGATGAGCGATGCGCTGATCGCCGAAGAGATCGGCGGCCGCTTCGATCACGTGCTGGTCGACGAATATCAAGACACCAACCGCCTGCAATCCTCGATCCTGCTGGCGCTGAAGCCGGATGGACGCGGGCTGACCGTGGTCGGCGACGACGCGCAGTCGATCTATTCGTTCCGCGCCGCCACCGTCCGCAACATCCTGGATTTTCCGCAAAGCTTCTCCCCCCACGCCGAGATGATCACGCTCGACCGCAACTACCGCTCGACCCAACCCGTGCTGGCGGCGGCCAACGGCGTCATCGGGCTAGCGCGCGAACGCTTCACCAAGAACCTGTGGACCGACCGCACCTCGTCGCAGAAGCCGCAGCTCGTCACCGTCCACGACGAGGCTGACCAGGCGCGCTACATCGTCGAGGAGGTGCTGGCCAACCGCGAGCAAGGCGCGCTGCTCAAGCACCAGGCGGTGCTGTTCCGGACGTCCTCGCATTCCGGCCCGCTCGAGATCGAGCTGACCCGCCGCAACATCCCCTTCGTCAAGTTCGGCGGACTGAAATTTCTCGATGCCGCGCACGTCAAGGACGTGCTGGCGCTGCTGCGCTTTGCCGAAAATCCGCGCGACCGCGTCGCCGGTTTCCGCATCCTGCACCTGTTACCCGGCGTCGGCCCCGCCACCGCGCAACGCGTGCTCGACCAGATGGCGGAGAGCACCGACCCGCTTGCCGCGCTCGGCCAGCTTGCGGTGCCGCCACGCACCGGCGCCGAGTGGACCGACTTCGTCCGCACGGTCGGAAATCTGCGTTACTCGGAATGGCCGACCGATCTCGAGCGCGTGCGGCTCTGGTATGAGCCGCATCTCGATCGCATCCACGAGGATTCCGAGACGCGACGCGCCGATCTCATGCAGCTCGAGCAGATCGCGAGCGGCTATGCCTCGCGCGAGAAATTCCTGACCGAGCTCACGCTCGACCCGCCGGATGCGACCAGCGACAAATCAGGTCTTCCGCTCCGCGACGAGGACTATCTGATCCTCTCCACCATCCATTCGGCCAAGGGCCAGGAATGGAAGTCGGTGTTCGTGCTCAACGTCGTCGACGGCTGCATGCCGTCGGATCTCGGCGCCGGCACCTCGGCCGAGCTCGAGGAGGAGCGCCGCCTGCTCTATGTCGCGATGACGCGCGCCAAAGACGATCTGCACCTCGTCGTGCCGCAGCGCTTCTTCACCCACGGCCAGCAAGCCAAGGGCGACCGCCACGTCTACGCCTCGCGCACCCGCTTCATCCCGGAATCCCTCGTCTATCTGTTCGAGCGCACCGCCTGGCCGAAGGCCGCCGCCGGTGCGGCCCGCACCGCGGCGCAAGGCCCGAAGATCGACATTGGGGCAAAGATGCGCGGGATGTGGCGGTAG
- a CDS encoding YciI family protein codes for MLYAILAYHVEDEILSWTPEQDAAVVAKVIEVQAPLRASGHLGPAARLDETRKAHTLRGPGAGMVLDGPFAETKEQLLGFHLVDYDTDEEAIAAARKLREVNPSAVYEIRPVKLYVPADGFGATKG; via the coding sequence ATGCTTTACGCCATCCTGGCCTACCACGTGGAAGACGAGATTTTGTCCTGGACGCCGGAGCAGGACGCCGCGGTCGTGGCCAAAGTGATCGAGGTTCAGGCGCCCTTGAGGGCAAGCGGACACCTTGGGCCGGCCGCCCGTCTGGATGAGACCCGAAAGGCGCACACCTTGCGCGGCCCCGGCGCGGGCATGGTGCTGGATGGCCCGTTTGCCGAGACCAAGGAGCAGCTTCTCGGCTTCCACCTCGTCGACTACGATACCGATGAGGAAGCGATCGCGGCGGCGCGAAAGCTGCGCGAGGTCAACCCGTCGGCGGTCTACGAAATCCGCCCGGTCAAGCTTTACGTGCCGGCCGACGGGTTCGGCGCGACAAAGGGGTGA